Proteins co-encoded in one Symmachiella macrocystis genomic window:
- a CDS encoding MlaD family protein, protein MTERQLQFRVGLFVVTALVVATALMFTFGEMRRLFQKSYTLAVRFDDAPGVQELTPVRKNGITIGQVGSVTFDEKRGGVTVTIEVNEQYRLRRDSQARLTQSLLGDASIEFTPGKSPQYYKPGDVLVGEPAVDVMKIVERLEETMGKTMESFEATSAEWRKVGENVNNLVDTNRGNIETVVERAAESLHEFTITLNNANQIVGNPENQRNIERAVAALPTMVEETRDAIAAVKMAVGRADENLENLSHVTRPLALRSHKIVMSLDSSVVKLDKLMTELNQFSQMANSEDGSLKKFVADPELYDNLNHTAKLMSVMLRNLEPAMRDLRVFADKIARHPEKIGLGGALKGSSGLK, encoded by the coding sequence ATGACAGAGCGGCAATTACAATTTCGCGTCGGATTGTTCGTCGTCACAGCATTGGTTGTGGCGACGGCGTTGATGTTTACATTCGGCGAGATGCGACGGCTCTTTCAAAAGTCCTACACACTGGCCGTCCGTTTTGACGACGCACCCGGCGTTCAAGAATTGACCCCCGTCCGTAAAAACGGCATCACCATCGGGCAAGTCGGGTCCGTGACCTTCGATGAAAAACGTGGCGGCGTAACCGTGACGATCGAGGTCAATGAACAATACAGATTGCGTCGTGACAGCCAAGCACGGCTGACGCAATCGCTCTTGGGTGACGCGAGTATCGAATTTACACCTGGCAAAAGCCCGCAATACTATAAACCCGGCGACGTCCTGGTCGGCGAACCGGCCGTCGATGTGATGAAAATCGTTGAGCGGCTCGAGGAGACCATGGGCAAGACCATGGAGTCCTTTGAAGCAACAAGCGCCGAGTGGAGAAAAGTGGGCGAAAACGTCAACAACCTTGTCGATACCAATCGAGGCAACATCGAAACGGTTGTGGAGCGCGCCGCTGAATCGTTGCATGAATTCACTATCACGCTCAACAACGCCAATCAGATTGTCGGGAATCCCGAAAATCAACGAAACATCGAACGCGCCGTCGCTGCTCTCCCAACGATGGTCGAAGAAACGCGCGACGCCATCGCTGCCGTGAAAATGGCAGTCGGCAGGGCGGATGAAAATCTTGAGAACCTGTCCCACGTCACTAGGCCGCTGGCCCTACGCAGCCACAAAATTGTGATGAGCCTCGACAGTTCGGTCGTTAAGTTGGATAAGTTGATGACCGAATTAAACCAGTTTTCCCAAATGGCGAATTCCGAAGATGGCTCGCTCAAGAAATTCGTTGCTGATCCGGAACTGTATGATAACTTGAATCACACAGCGAAATTGATGAGCGTGATGCTCCGCAACCTAGAGCCGGCCATGCGCGACCTAAGAGTCTTCGCCGACAAAATCGCCCGGCATCCGGAAAAGATCGGCCTCGGCGGAGCACTCAAAGGCAGCTCCGGCCTGAAATAA